A region from the Drosophila bipectinata strain 14024-0381.07 chromosome 3R, DbipHiC1v2, whole genome shotgun sequence genome encodes:
- the LOC108122590 gene encoding LOW QUALITY PROTEIN: uncharacterized protein (The sequence of the model RefSeq protein was modified relative to this genomic sequence to represent the inferred CDS: substituted 2 bases at 2 genomic stop codons) → MEDSGIDSEDRQSNIYEDGAAGLLKTASGAPKHMSDLEFEVAFRGAGKVYAPTTIEIDEEEAAAGRGHEPPNTCRILQRKLELKVERARRNYTQFQEEQVRXXLLISQATKTQSSTLIPINRLPIPGEPEHKPLVDYKSESSDEAEEISFFPAQLKRSKRRQQNHELTDTFSIQEMTIDSDLESDDSAGTQNLELLLPSMKSTILDKFRSCFGCWRRR, encoded by the exons ATGGAGGACAGTGGCATTGATAGCGAGGACAGGCAGTCCAACATATACGAGGATGGTGCTGCTGGCCTGCTG AAAACGGCCAGCGGAGCCCCCAAGCATATGTCGGATCTGGAGTTTGAGGTGGCGTTTAGGGGTGCCGGCAAGGTGTATGCCCCCACGACCATAGAAATCGATGAGGAGGAAGCGGCCGCCGGTCGAGGCCACGAGCCACCCAACACCTGCCGCATACTGCAGCGAAAACTGGAGCTGAAGGTCGAGCGCGCTCGAAGGAACTACACCCAGTTCCAAGAAGAGCAGGTACGA TAATGACTTTTAATTTCGCAGGCTACAAAGACACAGTCGTCCACCTTGATACCCATCAATCGACTGCCCATTCCTGGCGAGCCCGAGCACAAGCCTCTGGTTGATTACAAGTCTGAGAGCAGCGACGAGGCGGAGGAGATATCCTTCTTTCCGGCCCAGCTGAAGCGATCCAAGCGCCGCCAGCAAAACCACGAACTGACCGACACGTTCAGCATACAGGAAATGACCATCGACTCGGATCTGGAGTCGGATGACAGTGCCGGCACCCAGAATCTCGAGCTTCTGCTGCCGTCCATGAAGTCCACCATTCTCGACAAGTTCCGGAGCTGCTTCGGCTGCTGGCGGCGGAGGTAA